The DNA sequence ttttaacaCTTTAGCAAAATGTAGtccataaatgaattttcctttttctcatATCTCTCTCTACCGACGgttattcatattttcagtTTCTTCTCCTTCCTCCAATGGAGGTTTCTCCATTATCTCAATCCAATTCTACAATTTTAACAATTCAATGAACACGATcatgtaaaatattattttgaacCATGGGGCAACTGTAATTTGGTTGTGACTACCGGTGATAAGAAGGGGTTTGGGGGACCCATGAAACTTCCAACaattacaataatatatattttactatgCATAATGTTTATGTATCCACTTGCTAGCACAAGTGGTAAGCATTGAAGTCTAGTATCATAAAAACCAGGGTTCGATTCTCTTCAAGCTTGGTTggcatttatatattttaaaatgtatttttacgatattttttatatttcttactgacattacccaaaaaaaaaaaattcttttattgGAATAGTtgacaatttcaaatttcttttagctattttttatgatgattttttatttttctactactattattatgcAAAAAAAGAATTCAGCTTATATATACATCATTATTcaacttaattatttcattactCACCTCTCTCGTATCTTAATAATGTCACAACTTTCGGTTACATcgacataaaaaaatacccTACGTGTTAACAGGAGATTGGACCCCCAACGAAAAAatcctgcgtccgccactCGTGACTACCCATcctttatgaaaaaaaaaaacaagaaacggaaaattacaaatccatTTGCAGTCATAATATCTAATAGCATATCAGAATcagatattaaaataatattaacatatGTTTACATTTAAGATGCACAATCAGAAAACAAACACATGTATCTTTGAATAGGCCAGAAAtgttctttttttcaaaacaaactAGCATGATAAAGAAACAACTTGTGAGGTTTGAACCCCATATATGCATAAATAACAAGCTTtgttagaaagaaaaaaattgtactaatgaaatatataattcatttcaaataatttagtCGGAGCTGATTAggaatatttatgtattttttcatGGGCTGAACACagcatattttattactatacaATGAGACAGTGGCCAAATTCTctattaaaattgttttatttaagaGACGCAaattatcatataaatattttttttactatgaaaaattagtaattGTGGATATAGTAAcagaatatatatacaatacaGATTAACGATGAgtccaattttatttgaaaagtaaaataatgaaaatattcatACAAAAAGCTCAGTAGTTACCTGTGATGGTTCTTTTGTAAAGACAAAAGTGAGCAAATGAAGCATAATGTTGAGACAAGAGCTTCCATACTTAAGTAGAGAGAGACAGAGAAAGAGAAATGTTGAGACAAGAGCTTCCATActtaaaatgtgagtaaaaattCCATTTTGAAAACAGAGAAAGAGAAATGTTGAGACAAGAGCTTCCATActtaaaatgtgagtaaaaattCCATTTTGAAATGGGATGGTTTTTTTACGAAcattccagaataataaaatgagattatttttcatggataGAAGGAGTAGTATTGAATATGATCTTAGTTTTCTTgtaattacatatataattatttatttgtgccAATGCTTCTTCTTcgcttctttaatcctccCATAATCACGGTAAActgagtttttttttgtcagTCCTCTCATAGTACGAATAAACTGAGTTTTCTATGTCGTGATAGTAATAGTCTTCTGGGGAATCCCTTCCGGGAGCCATCTTCGGTGCGCACTGCACGGATTTTAAGTTGATCATGCTCCACTCGTCCCACAATGACATTgctattttgccattttgtccgtcccacaataagaatcttatttcacttttatcataaatacaAAGTAGGTCTCATAtaccactcatattttattataaaactaatatatataaatgagactcacattcaactaatttattcaattcactattttttacatttcttaaaatccgtgtccaAACTCAATAGGCACACTTTTTATGATGATTGTTGCTTTTAAAGTATTGTGCTTATAATTTGATAAGCATTATCTCAGACTTTAGTAAAACAAACCAAGCACCTGTCATGCAAATGCAATCTTAGAAACCTTAAATTAACTAACTCTGTGGAGGcgtatttattttcaaatttcagtcGATTTGCTATGACAACCACTATTAagaattgcattttttttttttaaaaaggcgGTCTAAGCTAAAGTTTCTTGACTTTCTTCCAACAATGGCCTACCTCCTAGTTCCATAACTTGCAGCTCTACATCTTGAATCAACAACGTAATATTCCTATAAGAAGACCCTCCTTCTTCCAACGCCTCCCTCGCCCTCTCCCTCAACTCCTTTGCTCttcttctcctctctcttcCCTCCTCATCTCCCTCCATCAACTCCTCAATCGACCTCTTCACCTGATCCCACTTCACAAACTCATCTCCCGCCTCGACCCCGACCCTCACCCCGATCCCGAGCACGTGCACGATGAACTTCTCGTTGTAAAACTGCTCCGCGAACATGGGCCATGTTATCATGGGCACGCCCACGCTCACCCCCTCCAGAGTCGAGTTCCACCCACAGTGCGTCAGAAACCCTCCGACCGAGGCGTGCGACAGTATCATCACCTGCGGGGCCCACCCCCGGATGATTAGTCCCCTCTCCTTGagactattatttttttcctccaACCATTCCACAACTTCTGCGGTTAGAGAAGCATCTCTTATAATCCAAATGAAAGGGAAACCTGAGGCCTCCAACCCTAACCCGATCTCCTTGATCTGCGCAGCTGAGATTCGGCATAAGCTTCCGAAACACGCGTAGATCACCGTCCCGGTTTCTTTTGAGTCGAGCCACGACATGCATTGGCGCTCGTCGATGGAGGCCTTGTTTCCTCTGTCGAGTTTCTCATCGGGTCTCTTGTTGCACACGGAGACTGGGCCGATGCACCAGAGCGCTCGTGCCACCTTTGCATACCCCTCGACATATCCCGACTCAATCTCTTCGAAGCTGTTCACGAGCGTGGCTCGTGAAGAGCTT is a window from the Salvia hispanica cultivar TCC Black 2014 chromosome 1, UniMelb_Shisp_WGS_1.0, whole genome shotgun sequence genome containing:
- the LOC125208791 gene encoding UDP-glycosyltransferase 73C4-like, whose amino-acid sequence is MAPLSHPLHFLLIPLMSQSHIIPLTDFGKLLSQRGLIVSIITTPRNFTRYSAAIAHAASTGLQIRMIPLDFPGEEAGLPRGCENMDSLTSIDLAPEFFAACEMLEAPLLKLMAELRPRPSCVVSTNALPWTQRVADSFSIPRYIFETISCFILFCSHVLSLDSTQGMIAAAESGSDPFLVPGIPHRIELTKAQIPQQAKKKSADDNIDTIIDQIKKARSSSRATLVNSFEEIESGYVEGYAKVARALWCIGPVSVCNKRPDEKLDRGNKASIDERQCMSWLDSKETGTVIYACFGSLCRISAAQIKEIGLGLEASGFPFIWIIRDASLTAEVVEWLEEKNNSLKERGLIIRGWAPQVMILSHASVGGFLTHCGWNSTLEGVSVGVPMITWPMFAEQFYNEKFIVHVLGIGVRVGVEAGDEFVKWDQVKRSIEELMEGDEEGRERRRRAKELRERAREALEEGGSSYRNITLLIQDVELQVMELGGRPLLEESQETLA